In Microbacterium galbinum, a single window of DNA contains:
- a CDS encoding DMT family transporter — MSKQIGVLRGLLTAAAAAAFIVTWSSGFIIPAFATVDVAPLTLLVWRFVPLAIVLLLIVRVSGAAKGVTRRDVRTQALIGLFAQFGYCAAVYGAVATGIATGTVALIDAVQPLIVAVLVGPILGLRVRGSQWAGLALGAVGVLLVVRSQFGSSAAPPIAYLLPATAMVCLIVGTFLQRRSAVQTGVLVTLAIHVTVTAVLLLVVSAATGSLVPPASASFWLAVVLTALFPTLAAYGLYWWLLRRVGITALQALLFLIAPATAIAGGILLGEPLTIVTFVGFALCGLGVAAVLRGEAKTRREQSALAA, encoded by the coding sequence ATGAGTAAACAGATCGGTGTACTTCGCGGGCTTCTCACGGCCGCAGCGGCAGCCGCTTTCATCGTCACGTGGAGTTCGGGCTTCATCATCCCGGCCTTCGCCACGGTCGACGTCGCACCGCTCACGTTGCTCGTCTGGCGGTTCGTGCCCCTGGCGATCGTGCTCCTGCTCATCGTCCGCGTCTCGGGGGCCGCGAAGGGCGTCACCCGTCGTGACGTGCGCACGCAGGCGCTGATCGGGCTCTTCGCGCAGTTCGGATACTGCGCCGCCGTCTACGGAGCCGTCGCGACCGGCATCGCCACGGGCACGGTCGCGCTCATCGATGCGGTGCAGCCCCTCATCGTCGCCGTGCTCGTCGGACCGATCCTCGGACTGCGCGTGCGGGGATCGCAGTGGGCGGGCCTCGCCCTCGGCGCCGTCGGTGTGCTGCTCGTCGTGCGCTCGCAGTTCGGGTCGTCGGCCGCACCCCCGATCGCCTACCTCCTGCCGGCCACCGCGATGGTGTGCCTCATCGTCGGCACGTTCCTGCAGCGGCGATCCGCGGTGCAGACGGGGGTGCTCGTGACGCTCGCCATCCACGTCACCGTGACCGCCGTCCTGCTGCTCGTGGTGTCGGCGGCCACCGGGTCGCTCGTGCCCCCGGCATCCGCATCGTTCTGGCTCGCCGTCGTGCTCACCGCCCTGTTCCCGACGCTCGCCGCCTACGGCCTCTACTGGTGGCTGCTGCGACGGGTGGGGATCACCGCCCTGCAGGCGCTGCTGTTCCTCATCGCGCCGGCGACGGCCATCGCCGGCGGCATCCTGCTCGGCGAGCCCCTCACGATCGTGACGTTCGTCGGCTTCGCGCTCTGCGGTCTCGGTGTCGCGGCCGTGCTCCGGGGCGAGGCGAAGACGCGGCGCGAGCAGTCGGCGCTCGCCGCCTGA
- a CDS encoding TetR/AcrR family transcriptional regulator gives MTSSVPELAPLTPGARRVLDAASQLFYERGIHAVGVDTIAEVAGVTKKTLYDRFGSKEALVVAYLQHRDARWREHVAAHLSRVPEPGIDRVLAIFDAAITWSDDNSPKGCSAINARAEIGEGNDDHPVFPEVSRQKVWLFDLFDELCAEAGIRDHRAVAQAMMLLYEGAIVTVGMATFAEPFVVARGWARTLLTRS, from the coding sequence ATGACCTCGTCCGTTCCCGAGCTCGCGCCTCTCACCCCCGGAGCACGCCGTGTGCTCGACGCCGCCTCGCAGCTCTTCTACGAGCGCGGCATCCATGCGGTCGGGGTCGACACGATCGCCGAGGTCGCCGGCGTCACCAAGAAGACCCTCTACGACCGGTTCGGCTCGAAGGAGGCGCTCGTCGTCGCCTACCTGCAGCACCGCGACGCGCGCTGGCGCGAGCACGTCGCCGCGCACCTCTCCCGGGTTCCCGAGCCGGGCATCGACCGCGTGCTCGCCATCTTCGACGCCGCGATCACCTGGTCCGACGACAACAGCCCCAAGGGCTGCAGCGCCATCAACGCCCGCGCCGAGATCGGCGAGGGCAACGACGACCACCCCGTCTTCCCCGAGGTCTCTCGCCAGAAGGTGTGGCTGTTCGACCTGTTCGACGAGCTCTGCGCCGAAGCCGGCATCCGCGATCACCGCGCCGTGGCGCAGGCGATGATGCTCCTCTACGAAGGGGCGATCGTCACGGTCGGCATGGCGACGTTCGCCGAGCCCTTCGTCGTCGCGCGCGGCTGGGCGCGCACGCTGCTCACGCGGAGCTGA
- a CDS encoding DUF5684 domain-containing protein, with amino-acid sequence MAVDLTVAYVWSLVSGLAVYVFYGFALMGIFRKAGLKAWPAWVPLFNTWRVLQLGGQKGWWVLIGLIPVVGTLLYLVFLIMAGLKIQEAFGKPGVFFVLAILLTPVWYGILAWDSSVWRPKHTPIVPASGYEAATPA; translated from the coding sequence ATGGCCGTCGATCTGACGGTGGCGTACGTGTGGTCGCTCGTGAGCGGGTTGGCCGTGTACGTCTTCTACGGATTCGCGCTCATGGGGATCTTCCGCAAGGCCGGGCTGAAGGCCTGGCCCGCATGGGTGCCGCTCTTCAACACCTGGCGCGTGCTGCAACTCGGCGGGCAGAAGGGTTGGTGGGTGCTGATCGGGCTGATCCCGGTCGTGGGCACGCTGCTCTACCTGGTGTTCCTGATCATGGCGGGCCTCAAGATCCAGGAGGCGTTCGGCAAGCCCGGCGTGTTCTTCGTCCTCGCGATCCTGCTCACGCCGGTCTGGTACGGCATCCTCGCCTGGGATTCGTCGGTGTGGCGGCCGAAGCACACGCCGATCGTTCCGGCATCCGGCTACGAGGCGGCCACGCCCGCATGA
- a CDS encoding SDR family oxidoreductase has translation MSRDQYTFTNPAELYADIEPQKQHMPEPGLDADLAPKADLGEESYRGSGRLTGRKALITGGDSGIGAATAIAFAREGADVALSYLPEEQEDADRIAGIVREAGVKVATFPGDLRDPEYCRTLVAETVGALGGLDILVNNGGKQIYQESLTDITDEQFDDTFKTNVYAMFWITKAALPHLPAGSAIINTTSIQAYSPSDILVDYASTKATINAFTKGLAQQLAPKGIRVNAVAPGPIWTPLQPSDGQPQEKIDQFGEDTPLGRMGQPAELAPAYVFLASAESSYVAGETLNVNGGMPTP, from the coding sequence ATGTCCCGTGACCAGTACACCTTCACCAACCCCGCCGAGCTGTACGCCGACATCGAGCCGCAGAAGCAGCACATGCCCGAGCCGGGCCTCGACGCGGACCTCGCCCCGAAGGCCGACCTCGGCGAGGAGAGCTACCGCGGCTCCGGCCGCCTGACCGGCCGCAAGGCCCTCATCACCGGTGGCGACTCCGGCATCGGCGCCGCCACCGCGATCGCCTTCGCCCGCGAAGGCGCCGACGTCGCGCTCTCCTACCTCCCCGAGGAGCAGGAGGACGCGGACCGGATCGCCGGCATCGTGCGCGAAGCGGGCGTCAAGGTTGCGACCTTCCCCGGCGACCTGCGCGATCCCGAGTACTGCCGCACGCTCGTCGCCGAGACGGTCGGAGCCCTCGGCGGTCTCGACATCCTCGTGAACAACGGTGGCAAGCAGATCTACCAGGAGTCGCTGACCGACATCACCGACGAGCAGTTCGACGACACGTTCAAGACGAACGTGTACGCGATGTTCTGGATCACGAAGGCCGCGCTCCCCCACCTCCCGGCGGGCTCCGCGATCATCAACACCACGTCGATCCAGGCGTACTCGCCGTCCGACATCCTGGTCGACTACGCGTCGACCAAGGCGACGATCAACGCCTTCACGAAGGGCCTCGCCCAGCAGCTCGCGCCGAAGGGCATCCGCGTGAACGCCGTCGCCCCGGGACCGATCTGGACCCCGCTGCAGCCGAGCGACGGACAGCCGCAGGAGAAGATCGACCAGTTCGGTGAAGACACCCCGCTGGGCCGCATGGGCCAGCCGGCCGAGCTCGCCCCGGCCTACGTCTTCCTCGCATCGGCCGAATCGAGCTATGTCGCCGGTGAGACGCTCAACGTGAACGGTGGCATGCCGACTCCCTGA
- a CDS encoding glycoside hydrolase family 15 protein codes for MSTPLGRPLETYAPIGDGRTVALIGSDGCIDWLPLPDLTDLPVFARLLDEETGGCFELRPVAEFRTERRYVPETNVLETTFVTDAGRVRVTDALVSGVAGRLPWAELARRIDGIEGSVEMRWCVRPGTSLRTAAPWIENTDHGPVVRSGATAFAVVGFDHGPRHPDPDGADGPRLDGAFSATAGSRHLIALAATHDEPLHIPDPHNVDDGIDRTIENWRHWSRVFSNEGPWSEQVQRSALALKLLIYSPSGAIAAAATTSLPENPAGGKNWDYRHAWVRDLAYTAHALVRFGLREETQAALSWMLRTIRDHGPELHVMYTLDGGLVPEPHEYDVEGWRGIGPVVTGNPAGDQLQLGVYGDLLAICRTYVDAGNVLDIGTARMLAGIADRTCDLWRNPDSGMWELPEERHYVSSKMGCWKALDDAVALADAGAIPGSADRWRAERKRIRGWIDENGWSAERSAYVFYAGSEELDASVLLHAPSGFDRGERMSSTIDALADELGAGPLLYRYSGADAEEKTFVACAFWRAEALACVGRHDEALTLMDELIAQANDVGIYAEMIDADDGSAWGNTPQALSHLAFLTAAMTIRDVVPDELLRDRT; via the coding sequence ATGTCCACCCCCCTCGGTCGCCCCCTGGAGACCTACGCTCCGATCGGCGACGGTCGCACGGTCGCCTTGATCGGCTCGGATGGCTGCATCGACTGGCTCCCCTTGCCCGATCTCACCGATCTTCCGGTGTTCGCGCGCCTCCTCGACGAGGAGACGGGCGGATGCTTCGAGCTGCGGCCCGTCGCCGAGTTCCGCACCGAGCGACGGTATGTTCCCGAGACGAACGTGCTCGAGACGACCTTCGTGACGGATGCCGGACGCGTCCGCGTCACGGACGCCCTGGTGTCGGGTGTCGCCGGACGACTGCCGTGGGCCGAGCTCGCCCGGCGGATCGACGGTATCGAGGGTTCCGTGGAGATGCGCTGGTGCGTGCGTCCCGGCACGTCGCTGCGCACGGCGGCACCCTGGATCGAGAACACCGACCACGGCCCGGTGGTGCGCAGCGGCGCCACGGCGTTCGCCGTCGTGGGCTTCGATCACGGGCCACGGCATCCCGATCCCGACGGAGCCGACGGGCCGCGTCTCGACGGCGCGTTCTCGGCGACGGCGGGCTCACGCCACCTGATCGCCCTCGCGGCCACGCACGACGAACCCCTCCACATCCCCGATCCGCACAACGTCGACGACGGCATCGATCGCACGATCGAGAACTGGCGGCACTGGTCTCGCGTCTTCTCGAACGAGGGTCCCTGGAGCGAGCAGGTGCAGCGCAGCGCCCTCGCCTTGAAACTGCTCATCTACAGCCCGTCGGGCGCCATCGCCGCTGCCGCCACCACATCGCTGCCCGAGAACCCGGCCGGCGGCAAGAACTGGGACTACCGTCACGCCTGGGTGCGCGACCTCGCCTACACGGCGCACGCGCTGGTGCGCTTCGGCCTGCGGGAGGAGACCCAGGCCGCGCTGTCGTGGATGCTCCGCACGATCCGCGACCACGGCCCCGAGCTCCACGTCATGTACACGCTCGACGGCGGGCTCGTTCCCGAGCCCCACGAGTACGACGTCGAGGGCTGGCGAGGCATCGGGCCGGTCGTGACCGGAAACCCCGCGGGCGACCAGCTGCAGCTCGGCGTCTACGGCGACCTGCTCGCGATCTGCCGCACCTACGTCGATGCGGGCAACGTGCTCGACATCGGCACGGCGCGGATGCTCGCGGGAATCGCCGACCGTACGTGCGATCTGTGGCGCAATCCGGACTCGGGCATGTGGGAACTCCCCGAGGAGCGACACTACGTCTCGTCGAAGATGGGCTGCTGGAAGGCCCTCGATGACGCCGTCGCGCTGGCCGACGCCGGTGCCATCCCCGGGAGCGCCGATCGCTGGCGGGCCGAGCGCAAGCGCATCCGCGGGTGGATCGACGAGAACGGCTGGTCCGCCGAGCGCTCGGCGTACGTCTTCTACGCCGGCTCGGAGGAGCTCGACGCCTCGGTGCTGCTGCACGCGCCGTCGGGTTTCGATCGCGGGGAGCGCATGTCGTCGACGATCGACGCCCTGGCCGACGAGCTCGGCGCGGGTCCGCTGCTCTACCGCTACAGCGGGGCGGATGCCGAGGAGAAGACGTTCGTGGCGTGCGCGTTCTGGCGCGCCGAGGCGCTCGCCTGCGTCGGCCGGCACGACGAGGCCCTCACCCTCATGGACGAACTCATCGCCCAGGCCAACGACGTGGGCATCTACGCCGAGATGATCGACGCCGACGACGGCTCTGCCTGGGGCAACACCCCGCAGGCGCTCAGTCACCTCGCGTTCCTCACCGCCGCCATGACCATCCGCGACGTCGTCCCCGACGAGCTGTTGCGCGACCGCACCTGA
- a CDS encoding CitMHS family transporter encodes MVLVFMALIMTRRLTPMVALILVPTVFGLFAGAGLGLGEMIIDAISDMAPTAALLMFAIMYFGIMIDVGLFDPLIRFITRLLGDDPAKIVLGTAILAGAVSLDGDGSTTFIITTSAMLPIYLKLGMNPVVLTCVAGLMNGTMNIVPWGGPTVRAATALGLQPTDVFVPMLPSLAAGLIVALLFAWFLGLGERKRLGRIDPDRIGGSAGTGSKVFRGGNATPGARATLRTGNIVTLAGGRGGLPAATALLDREDTAMADTMLDPNRATLRPKLIWVNLALTAAVMVLLVADIFPLAYVFMVGAAVALVINFPKLKSQADEIVAHAPSIVGVVSMVLAAGVLVGVLNGTGMVDAMAGWITTAIPTALGPFLAVITGILSIPLTFFMSNDAFYYGILPVLAQSAEHFGIEPVEMARASITGQPVHLQSPLVPAILLLVSLASVNLGDHHKKVLWRACAVSLVMLAVGVLVGAVPLAA; translated from the coding sequence ATGGTGCTCGTCTTCATGGCGCTCATCATGACCCGCCGCCTCACCCCGATGGTCGCCCTCATCCTGGTGCCGACGGTGTTCGGGCTCTTCGCCGGCGCCGGTCTCGGCCTCGGCGAGATGATCATCGACGCGATCTCCGACATGGCCCCGACCGCCGCGCTGCTGATGTTCGCCATCATGTACTTCGGCATCATGATCGACGTCGGACTCTTCGACCCGCTCATCCGCTTCATCACCCGGCTGCTCGGCGACGACCCGGCCAAGATCGTGCTCGGCACGGCGATCCTGGCCGGCGCGGTCTCGCTCGACGGCGACGGCTCGACGACCTTCATCATCACCACCTCGGCGATGCTGCCCATCTACCTGAAGCTCGGCATGAACCCGGTCGTGCTCACCTGCGTCGCCGGTCTCATGAACGGCACCATGAACATCGTCCCCTGGGGTGGCCCGACCGTGCGCGCCGCGACCGCACTCGGCCTGCAGCCCACCGACGTCTTCGTGCCGATGCTGCCCTCGCTGGCGGCCGGTCTCATCGTCGCCCTGCTCTTCGCCTGGTTCCTCGGGCTGGGAGAGCGCAAGCGCCTCGGCAGGATCGACCCCGATCGCATCGGCGGCTCGGCGGGCACCGGCTCGAAGGTGTTCCGCGGCGGCAACGCCACCCCCGGCGCCCGGGCCACACTGCGCACCGGCAACATCGTCACCCTCGCCGGTGGCCGCGGAGGCCTGCCGGCGGCGACCGCGCTGCTCGACCGCGAGGACACGGCGATGGCCGACACGATGCTCGACCCGAACCGCGCCACGCTGCGCCCGAAGCTCATCTGGGTCAACCTCGCCCTCACCGCGGCGGTCATGGTGCTGCTCGTCGCCGACATCTTCCCGCTCGCCTACGTCTTCATGGTCGGGGCGGCGGTCGCGCTGGTGATCAACTTCCCGAAGCTCAAGAGCCAGGCCGACGAGATCGTCGCCCACGCCCCGAGCATCGTGGGCGTCGTCTCGATGGTGCTCGCCGCCGGCGTGCTCGTCGGCGTGCTGAACGGCACGGGCATGGTCGACGCGATGGCCGGCTGGATCACGACCGCCATCCCCACCGCGCTCGGACCGTTCCTCGCGGTGATCACCGGCATCCTGTCGATCCCGCTGACGTTCTTCATGTCGAACGACGCCTTCTACTACGGCATCCTGCCGGTGCTGGCTCAGAGTGCCGAGCACTTCGGCATCGAACCCGTCGAGATGGCTCGGGCATCGATCACCGGGCAGCCCGTGCACCTGCAGAGCCCGCTGGTGCCGGCGATCCTGCTGCTGGTCTCGCTCGCGAGCGTCAACCTCGGCGACCACCACAAGAAGGTGCTGTGGCGGGCGTGCGCGGTGTCGCTGGTGATGCTCGCGGTCGGCGTGCTGGTGGGGGCGGTACCGCTCGCGGCGTGA
- a CDS encoding DUF998 domain-containing protein — MTTALAVLALLGVAVAVIALVALHVVPSGLSPLRDPVSAYGISRWRALYRTQTVATAVAAVSLAGALLAAGIPSTLPGLIALAALALTRAPISWVPMDAADAPRTATGRRHNLLAFGAFAAASVGGFMTGIAFSAAGFDGAANASAVLGSVMTVASAVTILASVVRPLRPIFGLAERAIYLGMFAWLVLGAVVLLAR; from the coding sequence ATGACCACCGCACTCGCGGTGCTCGCCCTGCTCGGGGTCGCCGTCGCGGTCATCGCGCTGGTTGCCCTGCACGTCGTGCCGAGTGGACTGTCTCCCCTGCGCGATCCCGTCAGCGCCTACGGCATCTCGCGCTGGCGCGCCCTGTATCGCACGCAGACCGTCGCGACCGCGGTGGCCGCCGTCTCCCTCGCGGGAGCACTCCTCGCCGCCGGCATCCCGTCGACTCTCCCTGGCCTGATCGCGCTGGCGGCGCTCGCTCTCACCCGCGCTCCGATCAGCTGGGTGCCGATGGATGCCGCGGACGCACCCCGCACCGCCACGGGGCGCCGACACAACCTGCTCGCCTTCGGGGCGTTCGCCGCGGCATCCGTCGGTGGATTCATGACGGGCATCGCGTTCTCGGCCGCCGGGTTCGACGGCGCTGCGAACGCCTCGGCCGTTCTCGGCTCGGTGATGACCGTGGCGAGCGCCGTGACGATCCTCGCCTCGGTCGTACGGCCGCTGAGGCCGATCTTCGGCCTCGCCGAGCGCGCCATCTACCTCGGGATGTTCGCCTGGCTGGTGCTGGGCGCCGTGGTGCTGCTCGCGCGCTGA
- a CDS encoding sugar ABC transporter ATPase yields the protein MNTDSSDSRIDETPENVQPLRDDEATSFADPSDDPAQAEWERTDALDAGADIDEVVATGADPDELPSDDDEIPATDLPSSGLQPETQEGDPVIAEIGEDGEGDLSPNDL from the coding sequence ATGAACACCGACTCCAGCGACAGCCGTATCGACGAGACCCCCGAGAACGTCCAGCCGCTGCGCGACGACGAGGCGACCTCGTTCGCCGACCCGTCCGACGACCCGGCCCAGGCCGAGTGGGAGCGCACGGATGCTCTCGACGCCGGTGCCGACATCGACGAGGTCGTGGCCACCGGAGCCGATCCCGACGAGCTGCCGTCGGACGACGACGAGATCCCCGCGACGGACCTGCCGTCGAGCGGCCTTCAGCCCGAGACGCAGGAGGGCGACCCGGTGATCGCCGAGATCGGCGAGGACGGCGAGGGCGACCTCTCGCCCAACGACCTCTGA
- a CDS encoding serine/threonine-protein kinase — MTLEVVSPTEALLDGRYLLEDRVGQGGMATVYRAEDTHLGRTVAIKMIHPGDEAKVSVERAHTEKALLASLNHPSLVTLFDAQLDPGRPQYLVMEFIDGPTLAQRMAQGPIPSRELAALTRDLAQGLAAAHAAGIVHRDVKPSNVLLQRRGTRSGGAWTAKLADFGIACLVDGSRLTTPGIVLGTLTYMAPEQLRDHDPGTPADIFALGLVVLEALTGEPGYTPIGSGRAAAIARLAGSPPVPGDVDPVWRDLLERMTAMEPDRRPTAAEVARAAGALLSGGEPATSRAAADRIAPPVVAEAATVEDGRAGADAATGRTAVLPAERPARVGRGRTRVIAGAAALVVAGVSVAGAMALAPDSGGSGSALSEAVARAVASVEVAPEEAAPEEVAPEAPVSDEVVTEPVEPSESVVETDDDGENGNSGQGEKGTPGNGAKDNPSDQNGNKPDHAGKPGKGSGD, encoded by the coding sequence ATGACGCTGGAAGTCGTCTCGCCGACGGAGGCTCTGCTCGACGGCCGGTACCTGCTCGAGGACCGCGTCGGACAGGGCGGCATGGCGACGGTCTACCGCGCCGAGGACACGCATCTCGGGCGGACGGTCGCGATCAAGATGATCCATCCGGGAGACGAGGCGAAGGTCTCGGTCGAACGCGCGCACACCGAAAAGGCCCTGCTCGCCTCGCTCAACCACCCGTCGCTCGTGACCCTCTTCGACGCCCAGCTCGACCCGGGGCGGCCGCAGTACCTGGTGATGGAGTTCATCGACGGGCCGACGCTCGCCCAGCGCATGGCGCAGGGGCCGATCCCCTCGCGTGAACTCGCCGCGCTCACCCGTGATCTGGCGCAGGGCCTCGCCGCCGCGCACGCGGCCGGCATCGTGCATCGCGACGTCAAGCCGTCGAACGTTCTGCTGCAGAGGCGTGGGACGCGCAGCGGGGGAGCATGGACGGCCAAGCTCGCCGACTTCGGGATCGCCTGCCTCGTCGACGGATCGCGCCTCACCACGCCCGGCATCGTGCTCGGCACTCTCACCTACATGGCTCCCGAGCAGTTGCGCGACCACGACCCGGGCACACCCGCCGACATCTTCGCGCTGGGCCTCGTCGTGCTCGAAGCGCTGACCGGCGAACCCGGATACACGCCGATCGGCTCGGGCCGCGCCGCCGCGATCGCACGGCTGGCCGGATCGCCGCCGGTTCCGGGCGATGTCGACCCGGTGTGGCGCGATCTGCTCGAGCGGATGACCGCGATGGAGCCCGATCGGCGACCGACCGCCGCGGAGGTGGCCAGGGCGGCGGGCGCGCTCCTGAGCGGGGGCGAGCCGGCGACGAGTCGTGCCGCCGCAGACCGGATTGCTCCGCCCGTGGTGGCCGAAGCGGCGACCGTCGAGGACGGCCGCGCAGGCGCGGATGCCGCGACGGGCCGTACGGCCGTTCTCCCCGCCGAGCGCCCCGCGCGCGTCGGCCGCGGCCGCACGCGCGTCATCGCCGGGGCAGCCGCGCTCGTGGTCGCCGGAGTCTCCGTCGCCGGCGCGATGGCCCTCGCCCCGGACTCGGGCGGCTCGGGAAGTGCGCTCTCGGAGGCCGTGGCCCGTGCGGTCGCTTCTGTCGAGGTCGCGCCCGAGGAGGCTGCACCCGAGGAGGTCGCGCCCGAGGCACCGGTGAGCGACGAGGTCGTCACCGAGCCCGTCGAGCCGTCCGAGTCCGTCGTCGAAACTGACGACGACGGGGAGAACGGCAACTCCGGTCAGGGCGAGAAGGGCACCCCCGGTAACGGGGCCAAGGACAACCCGTCGGATCAGAACGGCAACAAGCCCGACCATGCGGGAAAGCCGGGCAAGGGTTCGGGAGACTGA
- a CDS encoding FadR/GntR family transcriptional regulator, translating to MPAYPENRTLNIADSLNALPAGSPVTEVARRLLDLFTGGDIAPGTRLPPERQLAATLEVGRSAVREALAALEILGIVDVRPGSGTYLRGSASDLLPQTLRWGLLIGDRNTAELIELRSGLEIYVARLAAARADASAVAALTTTLEAMRASKDDFSAFAAADSRFHRALSEAAANGTIVDMLHVVRSLLQVYSDRAVHDTESVLTAIEEHDAILRAVAASDENAAAAAMATHMSTALLRLSGDAAG from the coding sequence ATGCCCGCCTACCCCGAGAACCGCACGTTGAACATCGCGGATTCGCTCAACGCGCTGCCCGCGGGGTCGCCGGTGACCGAAGTGGCGCGGCGGCTGCTCGACCTCTTCACCGGGGGCGACATCGCCCCGGGCACGCGTCTGCCTCCCGAGCGCCAGCTCGCCGCGACGCTCGAGGTCGGGCGCTCGGCGGTGCGCGAAGCGCTCGCGGCGCTCGAGATCCTCGGCATCGTCGACGTGCGCCCGGGCTCGGGCACGTACCTGCGGGGATCGGCGAGCGACCTCCTGCCGCAGACCCTGCGCTGGGGTCTGCTCATCGGCGACCGCAACACGGCCGAGCTCATCGAGCTGCGGTCGGGTCTCGAGATCTACGTCGCCCGCCTGGCAGCCGCACGAGCGGATGCCTCGGCCGTCGCCGCCCTGACGACGACCCTCGAGGCGATGCGCGCATCGAAGGACGACTTCTCGGCGTTCGCCGCGGCGGACAGCCGCTTTCACCGCGCCCTCTCGGAGGCCGCCGCGAACGGCACGATCGTCGACATGCTGCACGTCGTGCGGTCGCTGCTGCAGGTGTACTCCGACCGCGCCGTGCACGACACCGAGAGCGTGCTGACCGCGATCGAGGAGCACGATGCGATCCTGCGGGCGGTCGCGGCATCCGATGAGAACGCCGCTGCCGCCGCGATGGCGACGCACATGTCGACCGCGCTGCTGCGTCTGAGCGGCGACGCCGCGGGCTGA
- a CDS encoding metallophosphoesterase family protein has translation MATRLLLLADTHVPARAKRLPDAVWREVDRADVVIHAGDWVDLATFETLDARAARLIGVWGNNDGADLRERMPEFAVEAIEGLTVGVVHETGAATGRERRMDLAYPDAALDVLVFGHSHIPWDSRTPRGIRLLNPGSPTDRRRQPVCTLMTAVVDGDELRDVELVPVERR, from the coding sequence GTGGCCACGCGACTGCTGCTGCTCGCCGACACGCACGTGCCCGCGCGGGCGAAGCGCCTGCCCGACGCCGTGTGGCGTGAGGTCGACCGCGCCGATGTCGTCATCCACGCCGGCGACTGGGTCGACCTCGCGACGTTCGAGACGCTCGACGCCCGCGCCGCCCGGTTGATCGGGGTGTGGGGCAACAACGACGGTGCCGACCTGCGAGAGCGGATGCCGGAGTTCGCCGTCGAGGCGATCGAAGGTCTCACCGTGGGCGTGGTGCACGAGACCGGTGCGGCCACGGGCCGTGAGCGGCGCATGGACCTCGCATACCCGGACGCCGCACTCGACGTTCTGGTGTTCGGGCACAGCCACATCCCGTGGGACTCGCGCACGCCCCGCGGCATCCGCCTGCTCAATCCCGGGTCGCCGACCGACCGTCGGCGCCAGCCCGTCTGCACGCTCATGACCGCGGTCGTCGACGGGGACGAGCTGCGCGACGTCGAGCTGGTGCCGGTCGAGCGGAGGTGA